A window of the Bradyrhizobium diazoefficiens genome harbors these coding sequences:
- a CDS encoding M23 family peptidase yields MARKDFRFVSLFLASLSLPFATPLAADEFRSPSLTALRVDWRAALDQLRTEINSRPQVAGDFIFVPRRSVPRFDPRAMPALVQLNAVSSQFFTGIARSSVPVLLPFDAATYLEAQRSGAQAPLALPRYQADFNAADMFDAGPAGYSATFSLDPGAGDGMPSRTFAKPVEVQITGSALVYDIADPAGGKGEPVKPLATIYPDLRRFIREGYVRYAFTRFGAAYVVSIQCLDSVAKPRRLACKEASPVAERFLKALHIAGGQRMRPLMDVASDLIDRAAARSADFSYRPSGDIIPNTGYRKQGGHPDAMAYAQIRFPLERAPAFVHSQSYASRDKDDRPTAYPWRDNFCESRSFEVWQCGGGYGHQGEDIRAADCPSPGDSREPCDHKQRGVVAVRDAVVIRASKDQAATLEVNSRTEHIRFRYMHMNPQALNADGVLNGRIVAEGEKIGVISNYLDHPAGTSMHLHFDVQVFTRDGWIWVSPYVTLVSAYERLIRARGREVGPEIASTPQPVAHTLPEDVIKPDQREGSSSEEN; encoded by the coding sequence GTGGCTAGGAAAGATTTCCGCTTCGTCTCGCTTTTTCTGGCGTCGCTTTCGCTCCCCTTCGCAACGCCGCTCGCCGCGGACGAATTCCGCAGCCCCTCACTCACAGCCCTGCGCGTCGATTGGCGCGCAGCGCTCGACCAGCTCCGCACCGAGATCAATAGCCGCCCGCAGGTCGCCGGCGACTTCATCTTCGTGCCGCGCCGTTCGGTGCCGCGCTTCGATCCGCGCGCAATGCCGGCGCTGGTGCAGCTCAACGCGGTCTCCTCGCAGTTCTTCACCGGCATTGCCCGCAGCTCCGTTCCCGTGCTGCTGCCGTTCGATGCCGCCACCTATCTCGAGGCGCAACGCAGCGGCGCACAGGCCCCGCTGGCGCTGCCACGCTACCAGGCCGACTTCAACGCCGCCGACATGTTCGACGCGGGTCCCGCCGGCTACAGCGCAACTTTCTCGTTAGACCCCGGCGCCGGCGACGGCATGCCGTCGCGTACCTTCGCAAAGCCGGTCGAGGTGCAGATTACCGGATCCGCGCTCGTCTACGACATCGCCGATCCCGCCGGCGGCAAGGGCGAGCCGGTGAAGCCGCTAGCGACAATCTACCCGGACCTGCGCAGATTCATCCGCGAAGGCTATGTGCGCTACGCCTTCACGCGCTTCGGCGCCGCCTATGTGGTGTCGATCCAGTGCCTGGACAGCGTCGCGAAGCCGCGGCGGCTCGCCTGCAAGGAAGCCTCCCCCGTTGCCGAGCGCTTCCTGAAGGCCCTGCACATCGCTGGCGGCCAGCGCATGCGGCCCCTGATGGACGTTGCCTCTGATCTGATCGATCGCGCGGCCGCTCGTTCGGCGGATTTCAGCTACCGGCCGAGCGGCGACATCATCCCGAACACCGGCTATCGCAAACAGGGCGGCCACCCCGATGCGATGGCCTATGCGCAGATCCGCTTCCCGCTCGAGAGGGCACCGGCCTTCGTGCATTCGCAATCCTACGCCAGCCGCGACAAGGACGATCGCCCGACCGCCTATCCCTGGCGCGACAATTTCTGCGAGTCGCGCAGCTTCGAGGTCTGGCAGTGCGGCGGCGGCTATGGCCACCAGGGCGAGGACATCCGCGCCGCCGACTGCCCTTCTCCAGGTGACAGCCGCGAGCCCTGCGATCACAAGCAGCGCGGGGTCGTTGCCGTGCGCGACGCCGTCGTGATCCGTGCCTCCAAGGACCAGGCTGCGACGCTGGAGGTCAACAGCCGCACCGAGCACATCCGCTTCCGCTACATGCACATGAATCCGCAGGCGTTGAACGCCGACGGAGTGCTCAATGGCCGCATCGTCGCCGAAGGCGAGAAGATCGGCGTGATCTCGAACTATCTCGATCACCCCGCGGGTACGTCGATGCACCTGCATTTTGACGTCCAGGTGTTCACCCGCGACGGCTGGATCTGGGTCAGCCCCTACGTCACGCTGGTCTCGGCCTATGAGCGCCTGATCCGCGCCCGAGGCCGCGAGGTGGGCCCGGAGATCGCAAGCACCCCGCAGCCCGTCGCACACACGCTGCCCGAGGATGTCATCAAACCCGATCAGCGCGAGGGATCGAGCAGCGAAGAGAACTGA
- the efp gene encoding elongation factor P, with the protein MRVIASSIRKGNVIEQDGKLYVVVTAENIHPGKGTPVSQIEMRRISDGVKISERYKTTDQVEKATIEERNFTYLYEDGDGFHFMNPETYDQVQVSKDVIGDAAAYLQEGMTVKLSTHDVNVVSIALPQRVTLEVVETEPVTKGQTASSSYKPAVLSNGIRTTVPPHIAVGTRIVVMTEDGSYSERAKD; encoded by the coding sequence TTGAGAGTCATCGCCAGTTCTATTCGCAAAGGCAACGTGATCGAGCAAGACGGAAAGCTCTATGTCGTCGTGACCGCCGAGAACATCCATCCCGGCAAGGGCACGCCGGTCAGCCAGATCGAAATGCGCCGAATCTCGGACGGGGTAAAGATCTCCGAGCGCTACAAGACCACCGACCAGGTCGAGAAGGCCACGATCGAAGAGCGCAACTTCACCTATCTCTATGAAGACGGTGACGGTTTTCACTTCATGAACCCCGAGACCTATGACCAGGTCCAGGTCTCCAAGGACGTCATCGGCGACGCTGCGGCCTATCTTCAAGAAGGCATGACGGTCAAATTGTCGACGCACGACGTCAACGTGGTGTCGATCGCGCTGCCGCAGCGCGTGACACTGGAAGTGGTCGAGACCGAGCCGGTGACCAAGGGCCAGACCGCTTCGTCCTCCTACAAGCCGGCGGTGCTCTCCAATGGCATCCGCACCACCGTGCCGCCGCACATCGCCGTCGGCACCCGCATCGTGGTGATGACCGAAGACGGCTCCTACTCCGAGCGCGCGAAGGACTAA
- a CDS encoding MarR family winged helix-turn-helix transcriptional regulator, with product MARKPADITRSQTGRKTFGPTKDGPVHVPAAGEGKRGEQGYLGYLLRQAHAAVRLKMERTLADLGVTSPQFAVLTMLNAYPGLSGADVARLTFLTPQTVGVIIRNLERDGAILMTPHPVHGRIQQWTLTPRGATLLKSCRDRVLELEKRLATGLDGKAEVTVRRWLASIAADLQDET from the coding sequence ATGGCACGCAAGCCTGCCGACATCACAAGATCGCAAACAGGACGGAAGACGTTCGGGCCAACCAAGGATGGCCCGGTACACGTGCCCGCCGCCGGCGAAGGCAAGCGCGGCGAGCAAGGCTATCTCGGCTATCTCCTGCGCCAGGCCCACGCCGCGGTGCGGCTGAAGATGGAACGCACGCTGGCCGACCTCGGCGTCACCTCGCCGCAATTCGCCGTGCTGACCATGCTGAACGCCTATCCCGGACTATCAGGCGCCGATGTCGCCCGCCTCACCTTCCTGACGCCGCAGACTGTCGGCGTCATTATCCGCAACCTCGAGCGCGACGGCGCGATCCTGATGACGCCGCATCCCGTTCACGGCCGCATCCAGCAATGGACACTGACACCGCGCGGCGCGACACTGCTGAAATCGTGCCGGGACCGTGTGCTCGAACTGGAGAAGCGCCTAGCGACGGGGCTCGACGGCAAGGCTGAAGTCACTGTCCGCCGTTGGCTTGCTAGCATCGCAGCCGATCTGCAGGACGAGACGTAG
- a CDS encoding cupin domain-containing protein — MTAMNLATMPRPVPLRSMALAVVGGLACALAIGKVLPVTMDAVSGALAPLCATAAESSPLDKVEPIGSYALPNVPGKRVTIVRVFYGPGGFSRPHRHAGSVTAYITKGEIRSQLGGGPVETFGVGQSFFEPPGGTHLVSANASTTEPAELIAVFVADEGAQLTTYLD, encoded by the coding sequence ATGACTGCAATGAATTTGGCCACTATGCCGCGCCCTGTGCCATTGCGCTCGATGGCGCTGGCCGTCGTCGGCGGGCTCGCCTGCGCGCTTGCGATCGGCAAGGTACTGCCGGTGACGATGGACGCCGTATCGGGCGCACTCGCTCCGCTCTGCGCCACCGCCGCGGAAAGCTCGCCGCTCGACAAGGTCGAGCCGATCGGCTCCTACGCATTGCCCAACGTACCGGGCAAGCGCGTCACCATCGTGCGCGTGTTCTACGGTCCTGGCGGGTTTTCGCGACCGCACCGGCATGCCGGCTCGGTGACGGCCTACATTACCAAGGGCGAGATCCGCTCCCAGCTCGGGGGCGGCCCGGTTGAGACATTCGGTGTCGGTCAGTCCTTCTTCGAGCCGCCGGGAGGGACGCATCTGGTCTCTGCCAACGCCAGCACCACGGAACCGGCCGAACTGATCGCCGTGTTCGTGGCGGATGAGGGTGCGCAGCTCACGACGTATCTGGACTAG
- a CDS encoding carboxymuconolactone decarboxylase family protein, translating to MAHARSEYEDFKKIAPDAYDLVLALGQVAAKAGLDKQLLELVKLRASQINGCAFCVQHHVLLSERLGVPADKLHLVAVWREAPIYSARERAALAWAEALTLLPDGFGDEVYDEVQREFSETELMYLTSAVASINVWNRFGAAFRWTPAKRQVNAAAS from the coding sequence ATGGCACACGCCCGCAGCGAGTACGAGGATTTCAAGAAGATTGCGCCGGACGCCTACGATCTGGTGCTGGCACTGGGACAGGTTGCGGCCAAGGCCGGCCTCGACAAGCAGCTGCTCGAGCTCGTCAAGCTGCGCGCCTCGCAGATCAACGGCTGCGCCTTCTGCGTGCAGCATCATGTTCTTCTCTCGGAGCGGCTCGGCGTGCCCGCGGACAAGCTCCATCTGGTCGCGGTTTGGCGCGAGGCCCCGATCTATTCGGCGCGCGAGCGCGCCGCGCTGGCGTGGGCCGAGGCACTGACCCTGCTGCCCGACGGCTTCGGCGACGAGGTCTATGATGAGGTGCAGCGCGAATTCTCCGAGACCGAACTGATGTACCTGACGTCGGCAGTCGCCTCGATCAACGTCTGGAACCGTTTTGGCGCGGCCTTCCGCTGGACGCCGGCGAAGCGGCAGGTGAATGCCGCGGCGTCCTGA